A single window of Cottoperca gobio chromosome 9, fCotGob3.1, whole genome shotgun sequence DNA harbors:
- the f2r gene encoding proteinase-activated receptor 1: MVHLSIVLLVLFPLQSSTLAFQNGSAPFLRTFSGHFVTFTDDPVDYLDLSVLDSLRDDGELGSGSEQEPVKKHGPHRHPQKHYFVSKEAKGFLQGCLATTFVPTVYTIVFIISVPLNLVAMVMFVHHVRPRKPAVIYMLNLACADLLFGLLLPFKIAYHYNGNNWIYGSFMCRVVTAAFYCNMYCSVLLMTCISVDRFLAVVYPINSLTWRRPQTASAVCAAMWLLALGGVSPLLISGQTVYLSDLGITTCHDVQDVEKLQAYYLYFFPIYSSIFFFIPLVFTAVCYVRIIQALAAVNVVNRSRKTRAVVMAVVVLVVFVVCFTPTNIILMVHYVKLSHRSSDSSYKAYLLSMCVCSLSCCLDPVLYYFASSQCRKQVAALLGCKRLAQAGSSSGTQSTRTSGLRDSSRSCNMESVQTGLESHYSRLVA; the protein is encoded by the exons ATGGTTCACCTTTCAATAGTGTTGTTGGTATTGTTTCCTCTCCAGAGCTCAACACTCGCCTTCCAAAATG GCTCAGCGCCCTTCCTGCGGACTTTCTCTGGTCACTTTGTAACATTCACTGATGATCCTGTAGACTACCTCGACCTGTCTGTATTAGACAGTTTGAGGGATGACGGGGAGTTGGGCTCGGGGTCGGAGCAGGAGCCGGTAAAAAAACACGGCCCGCACCGCCATCCCCAGAAGCACTATTTTGTCTCGAAGGAAGCTAAAGGTTTCCTCCAGGGTTGCCTAGCAACAACCTTTGTCCCCACCGTTTACACCATCGTCTTCATCATCAGCGTGCCCCTCAAccttgttgccatggtgatgttTGTGCATCACGTGCGTCCCAGAAAACCAGCGGTGATCTACATGCTGAACCTGGCCTGCGCTGACCTTCTGTTCGGCCTGCTCCTTCCCTTCAAGATCGCCTACCATTACAATGGCAACAACTGGATATACGGCTCCTTCATGTGCAGAGTTGTCACCGCGGCGTTCTACTGCAACATGTACTGCTCTGTCCTGCTCATGACGTGTATCAGCGTTGACCGTTTCCTGGCTGTGGTTTACCCCATAAACTCGCTGACGTGGCGCAGACCTCAGACGGCGTCAGCTGTGTGTGCTGCCATGTGGCTGTTGGCCCTCGGAGGAGTGtcccctctcctcatctctggGCAAACCGTCTATTTGTCAGACCTGGGCATCACCACCTGCCATGATGTGCAGGATGTGGAGAAACTACAAGCTTACTATCTTTACTTCTTCCCCATCtactcctccatcttcttcttcatcccCCTTGTCTTCACTGCCGTCTGTTATGTGCGTATCATTCAGGCTCTGGCAGCAGTCAACGTTGTGAACCGCTCCAGGAAGACTCGAGCCGTGGTGATGGCagtggtggtgctggtggtgtttGTGGTCTGCTTTACCCCCACCAACATCATCCTGATGGTTCACTATGTTAAGCTGTCCCACAGGTCCAGCGACAGTTCCTACAAGGCGTACCTGCTCTCCATGTGTGTATGCAGCCTCAGCTGCTGTCTGGATCCAGTCCTCTATTACTTTGCCTCCTCTCAGTGCCGGAAGCAGGTGGCGGCACTGCTCGGATGTAAGAGACTGGCTCAAGCAGGGAGCAGCTCAGGAACACAGAGTACAAGAACCAGCGGGCTGAGAGACAGCAGCAGGTCATGTAATATGGAGAGCGTTCAAACTGGCCTGGAGAGCCATTACAGCCGGCTGGTGGCTTAA
- the iqgap2 gene encoding ras GTPase-activating-like protein IQGAP2 produces MYNEETATLQKPRYGTIQDDERLSAEEMDEKRRQNIAYEYLCHLEEAKRWMEACLEEDLPPTTELEEGLRNGVYVGKLANFFAPKMVSVKRIYDRDQARYKSKGLHFRHTDNTVQWLRAMESVGLPKIFYPETTDVYDRKNMPKVVYCIHALSLYLYKLGIAPQIQDLLGKVAFTAEEISNMRSELEKYGIQMPAFSKIGGILANELSVDEAALHAAVIAINEAVDRGQTSVTMGALNNPNAMLKNTQEALAQDYQDALSQAKARKQDQSLGKRSSIATEERDVYEELLTHQEIQGCLDFVNIQAAVRQVNQAVSTQDEAALMVALRLEVLALLGVQESNCVWYLEHCTTYCQHKSKDEGRAVMVDKEEIQGVVSSCNDFAEAEKRKLEAVTVINTAIRLGNAVETVEELTNPEAQLPIVYQTAANLYQAELFSLQLQGARSGLSHEELSVAVEMLSAVAVLNEVLDTKDPQAVIEQLTDSPLGFTNMDQDNLNRYADTLIKLRGETLAKGQEFLTWNDVQKCIDTVNVQVHEEHERIIAIAEINEALNSGDHQQTLAALLLPTAKLTGVNPATAKHYHDVLQYTKQLLCQSSGDESAVLWLDQIQEAIHAANQDEEEALTMAGAVADINRTVSEGDSQNTLQALQVPGAGLRAVLPECADTYQAELAQRRTNCATKGCTDSVWVKNCIKDRYDYYYNLETGQGTWEEPEGFEHNGGHLSKEEIQSVVSCLTAEYNREQLWMANESMVTQLQARVRGYLVRKKHAQRMKYLRQQEPHVVKLQACWKGYKQRKLYKDRINLLQENVSSIVKIQSQVKMWKAKRKYNQRLQFFKDHEKEIVKIQAFLKANKARHDYRTLTGAEDPPLSVVRKFVHLLEQSALDLQEEQDVTRLREEVVTNIRSNQQMEKDLNLMDIKIGLLVKNRITLQDVVSHNKKMKNKKNKASKEDLTTGDRLGIKGLNKGKRRKLEAYQHLFYLLQTNPPYLAKLIFQMPQNKSTKFMDTVVFTLYNYASNQREEYLLLKLFKTALEEEINSKVDQIQDIVTGNPTVIKMVVSFNRGARGHNTLRQLLAPVVKDIIDDKNLGINTNPVDVYKAWVNQLETATGEASKLPYEVTPEQAMSHEEVRSRLEASSLALRSATDKVLNSIVSSLDNIPYGMRYIAKVLKNSLHEKFPDASEDELMKIVGNLLYYRYMNPAIVAPDGFDIIDMSAGGQLHVDQRRNLGSVAKMLQHAAANKLFEGENAHMTPMNNYISQTYEKFKLFFQSACDVPEPEEKFNIDEYSDMVTLSKPIIYISIDEIINTHSLLLEHLEAISPDHNDLLHELLQDLGDVPDVETLLGEGAVDPNDPNRESALSQLAKTEISLTLTSKFELLEGDDQDLKTLMTKTKKLVVDVVRIQPGETLPEILETAATVSQESEHTKIVERRAVQDAQTPEGLKSSPALLEDSQLPLEQKKRKILRNLRNLEQAGLLTDSNKYQDLINDISKDIRYQRRYRQRRKAELVKLQQTLTALNSKTTFYQDQMNYYDTYIKTCLDNLNRKNSRRSIKQDSKGENKGSKKWKPQSLKYTAARLHEKGVILEIEGLQTNQFKNVMFDISPTEEVGDFEVKAKFMGVEMEKVQLHFQDLLQLQYEGVAVMKMFDKAKVNVNLLIFLLNKKFYGK; encoded by the exons CTTGTACCTGTACAAACTGGGCATTGCACCACAGATCCAGGACCTGCTGGGGAAAGTGGCCTTCACAG CGGAAGAGATTAGTAACATGAGGAGTGAGCTGGAGAAGTATGGCATTCAAATGCCAGCTTTCAGTAAGATTGGAGGAATCCTGGCCAATGAGCTCTCAGTGGATGAAGCTGCCT TGCATGCTGCTGTGATTGCAATCAATGAGGCGGTTGACAGAGGTCAGACGTCTGTGACGATGGGCGCCCTCAATAATCCCAACGCAATGCTGAAGAATACCCAGGAAGCTCTGGCCCAAGACTACCAGGACGCACTGAGCCAGGCCAAGGCTCGTAAGCAGGATCAGTCCCTTGGGAAG CGCTCCTCGATTGCTACTGAAGAAAGAGATGTTTATGAGGAGCTGCTGACTCACCAGGAGATCCAAGGTTGCTTGGACTTTGTCAACA TCCAGGCAGCAGTAAGGCAGGTGAATCAGGCGGTGTCGACCCAGGACGAGGCTGCTCTGATGGTTGCACTTAGGCTTGAAGTTCTGGCCCTGCTGGGTGTTCAGGAGTCAAACTGTGTCTGGTACCTGGAACATTGTACCACCTACTGCCAACACAAATCCAAG GATGAAGGGAGGGCTGTGATGGTGGACAAAGAGGAGATTCAGGGAGTTGTCAGCTCTTGTAATGACTTTGCTGAGGCAGAGAAACGAA AACTCGAGGCAGTTACAGTGATCAATACAGCCATCCGTCTTGGCAATGCAGTGGAGACGGTGGAGGAGCTGACAAACCCTGAGGCGCAACTGCCAATTGTCTACCAAACTGCTGCCAACCTCTACCAGGCTGAGCTTTTCAGTTTGCAGCTACAAGGGGCGCGG TCCGGCTTGAGCCACGAGGAGCTGAGTGTAGCTGTGGAGATGCTGTCGGCTGTCGCAGTGCTGAATGAGGTACTGGACACCAAAGACCCCCAGGCTGTGATTGAGCAACTTACAGACTCTCCCCTGGGCTTCACCAACATGGACCAAGACAACCTCAACAG GTACGCTGACACCCTTATCAAACTGCGAGGCGAGACTCTTGCCAAGGGCCAAGAGTTTCTCACCTGGAACGATGTTCAGAAATGCATCGACACTGTCAACGTTCAGGTCCACGAGGAGCATGAAC GCATCATAGCTATAGCTGAAATCAATGAGGCGCTTAACTCAGGTGATCATCAGCAGACGCTTGCAGCTCTGCTCCTCCCGACAGCCAAGTTGACGGGGGTTAACCCAGCCACAGCCAAACACTACCATGATGTCCTACAATATACCAAACAACTCCTCTGCCAG AGCTCCGGAGATGAGTCTGCAGTACTGTGGCTGGACCAAATCCAAGAGGCCATACACGCAGCCAaccaggatgaagaggaggctCTCACAA TGGCTGGAGCAGTCGCTGATATTAACAGGACAGTGTCCGAGGGGGACTCTCAGAATACACTGCAGGCTTTGCAGGTTCCTGGTGCAGGACTGAGAGCGGTGCTCCCAGAATGTGCTGACACATACCAGGCGGAACTGGCACAGAGACGAACAAACTGTGCTACTAAAG GCTGCACTGATAGTGTGTGGGTAAAGAATTGCATCAAGGACAGATATGACTACTACTATAACCTTGAGACTGGACAGGGCACCTGGGAGGAGCCTGAAGGGTTTGAACACAATGGTGGCCATCTCAGTAAAGAGGAAATCCAG AGTGTTGTCAGCTGTTTGACTGCAGAATATAACAGGGAACAGTTGTGGATGGCCAATGAATCCATGGTGACCCAGCTGCAGGCGAGGGTCAGAGGTTACCTGGTCAGGAAGAAGCATGCACAGAGGATGAAGTATCTACGCCAGCAAGAACCGCACGTCGTCAAATTGCAG gcCTGCTGGAAAGGTTACAAACAGAGGAAACTGTACAAAGACAGGATAAATTTGCTtcaggaaaatgtttcttctaTTGTCAAG ATCCAGTCTCAGGTGAAAATGTGGAAAGCCAAACGTAAATACAATCAGAGGTTGCAGTTCTTCAAAGATCAT GAAAAAGAAATTGTGAAAATCCAGGCTTTTCTGAAGGCCAACAAAGCCAGACATGACTACAGAACCCTGA CTGGGGCCGAGGATCCTCCTCTGTCAGTGGTGCGTAAGTTTGTCCACTTGTTGGAGCAGAGCGCCCTGGACCTCCAGGAAGAGCAGGACGTGACGCGGCTTAGGGAAGAAGTGGTCACCAATATCCGCTCCAATCAGCAGATGGAGAAAGACTTGAACCTGATGGACATAAAGATCGGACTGCTGGTGAAGAACAGGATCACTCTGCAG gaTGTTGTGTCCCAtaataagaaaatgaaaaacaagaaaaataaagcgAGTAAAGAGGACTTGACTACAGGAGACAGGCTGGGTATCAAGGGTCTAAATAAAGGGAAAAGAAGGAAACTGGAAGCCTACCAACATCTCTTTTACCTGCTGCAG ACTAATCCACCCTACCTGGCTAAGCTGATCTTCCAGATGCCGCAAAACAAGTCCACTAAGTTTATGGACACTGTGGTCTTCACCTTGTACAACTACGCCTCCAACCAGAGAGAGGAATACCTGCTGCTCAAACTCTTCAAGACGGCTCTGGAGGAGGAAATCAA TTCTAAGGTGGACCAGATCCAGGACATAGTGACGGGGAACCCAACAGTCATCAAGATGGTGGTGAGCTTCAACAGAGGTGCACGCGGCCACAACACACTCCGGCAGCTGCTGGCTCCAGTGGTCAAAGACATCATTGACGACAAGAATTTAGGCATCAACACCAACCCAGTGGATGTGTATAAAGCCTGGGTCAACCAGCTCGAGACCGCTACCGGAGAAGCCAG CAAGCTGCCTTATGAAGTGACTCCCGAGCAGGCCATGTCACATGAGGAAGTACGCAGCAGGCTGGAGGCATCGAGTCTGGCTCTCCGCTCTGCTACAGATAAGGTCTTGAACTCCATTGTGTCCTCCCTGGATAATATCCC TTATGGCATGAGATACATAGCAAAGGTTCTGAAGAACAGCCTCCATGAAAAGTTTCCAGATGCCTCAGAGGATGAGCTGATGAAG ATTGTAGGAAACCTGCTGTACTACCGCTACATGAACCCAGCCATCGTGGCCCCGGATGGCTTCGACATCATCGACATGTCAGCAGGAGGGCAGCTTCACGTAGACCAGCGTCGCAACCTGGGATCTGTGGCAAAGATGCTACAGCATGCGGCTGCTAATAAGCTGTTTGAGGGCGAGAATGCACATATGACGCCAATGAACAACTACATATCTCAGACATACGAGAAGTTTAA GCTATTTTTCCAGTCAGCCTGTGATGTCCCTGAACCTGAGGAGAAGTTTAATATCGATGAATACTCAGACATGGTGACTCTCAGCAAGCCTATCATCTACATCTCTATAGATGAGATCATCAACACCCACTCG CTGCTCTTGGAGCATCTGGAGGCCATCTCTCCTGACCACAATGACTTGCTGCACGAGCTGCTGCAGGACCTGGGAGACGTCCCTGATGTAGAGACATTGCTCG GTGAAGGAGCAGTAGACCCAAATGACCCGAACAGAGAGAGTGCTCTGAGCCAGCTGGCCAAGACGGAGATCTCCCTCACCCTAACCAGCAAGTTTGAGCTGCTGGAAGGAGATGACCAAGACTTGAAGACTCTGATGACAAA GACGAAAAAGCTTGTAGTGGATGTGGTTCGTATCCAACCTGGAGAGACCCTGCCTGAAATTCTTGAGACGGCGGCTACTGTCTCACAG GAGTCGGAGCATACTAAGATTGTAGAGCGCCGGGCAGTCCAGGATGCTCAGACACCAGAAGGTCTGAAGAGCAGCCCGGCACTACTGGAGGACAGCCAGCTGCCTctggagcagaagaagaggaagatccTGAGGAACCTCCGTAACCTGGAGCAGGCTGGCCTTCTCACCGACAGTAACAAATACCAGGACCTCATCAACGACATATCAAAG GACATTCGCTACCAAAGACGCtacagacagaggaggaaggCCGAGCTCGTGAAGCTCCAGCAGACACTGACGGCACTCAACTCAAAAACAACCTTCTACCAGGACCAGATGAACTATTATGATACTTACATCAAGACGTGCCTGGATAACCTCAACCGGAA GAATTCACGCAGATCTATAAAACAGGACAGCAAAGGAGAAAATAAGGGCAGTAAGAAGTGGAAGCCACAGTCTCTGAAGTACACGGCAGCAAGGCTGCATGAGAAGGGAGTCATCCTGGAGATAGAAGGACTTCAGACGAACCA GTtcaaaaatgtcatgtttgacATTTCACCTACTGAGGAAGTTGGGGACTTTGAGGTGAAGGCCAAGTTTATGGGAGTTGAGATGGAAAAAGTCCAGCTTCATTTCCAG GACCTCCTCCAGCTGCAGTACGAAGGCGTGGCCGTCATGAAGATGTTTGACAAAGCCAAAGTCAACGTCAATTTACTCATCTTCCTCCTAAACAAGAAATTCTATGGAAAATGA
- the f2rl2 gene encoding proteinase-activated receptor 3: MADLVPGLLICLMAVQTIQHDGNITRTKNNIPPGMTPKTFKGRLYTRNHTDQRLHVNLEDPVTAYTTGVLSTRVIPSSYILAMLVGIPSNAYILAFLRLRAKPLSTIVLYLNLALSDLLLLLSLALRVHYHINGNNWIFGEISCRFITALFYGNVYSSAQTIACISLKRYLAVVRPFLYRRLAKTTLAVWTCLVVWFLFVAAIVPELLVRQTYQVTQLGVTTCHDVLPLEEKSHSPLVPYRLMLVCLGFIVPFLICIYAHVAVVYHLGQSRCDWKPFIRVSTLVFVIFVVCFLPSGILHIAHYIRLFTSGDDRLYGYYRVAVCLCCFHSCLDPFLCMLNSKMAASELQFISLRGIPQRQTVMT, translated from the exons ATGGCCGACCTTGTGCCAGGACTACTCATTTGTTTGATGGCAGTGCAGACCATTCAGCACGATG GAAATATAACAAGAACCAAAAACAATATTCCACCTGGTATGACACCGAAAACCTTCAAGGGGAGGCTGTACACACGTAATCACACAGACCAGCGGCTGCATGTGAACTTGGAGGACCCAGTTACAGCCTATACCACAGGGGTCCTCAGCACCAGGGTCATACCTTCATCATACATCCTGGCCATGCTGGTGGGTATCCCGTCCAACGCCTACATTCTGGCCTTCCTCAGACTCAGAGCAAAGCCCTTATCCACAATAGTTCTGTACCTGAACCTGGCCTTGTccgacctgctgctgctgctttcccTGGCACTGCGTGTTCACTACCACATCAACGGGAACAACTGGATATTTGGGGAAATCTCCTGCCGGTTTATCACAGCCTTGTTTTATGGCAATGTTTACAGTTCAGCTCAAACGATAGCATGCATCAGTCTGAAGCGCTACCTGGCTGTGGTGAGGCCGTTTCTGTACAGAAGGCTTGCTAAGACGACGCTGGCAGTTTGGACGTGCTTAGTTGTCTGGTTCCTGTTCGTGGCTGCTATTGTGCCCGAGCTCCTCGTCAGGCAGACATACCAGGTTACCCAGCTGGGAGTCACTACCTGCCATGATGTACTTCCCCTGGAAGAAAAATCCCATTCCCCACTGGTGCCGTACAGACTGATGCTGGTTTGTCTGGGCTTCATAGTGCCCTTCCTGATTTGCATCTATGCCCATGTGGCAGTGGTATACCACCTAGGGCAATCTCGTTGCGACTGGAAACCGTTTATCAGGGTCAGCACTCTAGTTTTTGTCATCTTTGTGGTGTGTTTCTTGCCTAGCGGCATCCTGCATATCGCCCACTACATCCGTCTGTTTACCAGTGGGGACGACAGACTGTATGGATACTACAGAGTAGCAGTgtgtctctgctgcttccaCAGTTGTCTGGATCCCTTCCTGTGTATGCTCAATTCCAAGATGGCCGCCTCAGAACTACAATTCATTTCTCTCCGTGGGATACCTCAGAGGCAGACTGTTATGACGTGA